CTCCCCGTCCGGGTCGTTCAGCATCAAGATCGTTTCGCGCGCGGCCGCTTCGATGGCTGCCCACTGTCGGGGATTCAACAACTGCGCATAGCCGAGCATTTGGTCGGCCAGGCCACGAACGGCGCCGATCGCAAACGGGGTCGGAAAGATCGTATTGAGGGCCGCCATGCGGCGCAGTTGTACCGACAAGGCCTCGAAGTTGGCGGCCTCCAACCCCTTGTGCATTCCGCCGAGGAAGGCCGACGCATTCTGAAATGTCGACACCAGCGGATCTTCAAACTCTCCGCCGGTGTGGGAAAACAACTTGCCGGCACCCGGTGGTGACAGGACACCGCCGTCCTCCGTCACGAAGGCCTCGACTTCCGGTCGCCCCTGGACGTTGGACACCGAATAGTCTCCCCGTTCCGCAGTCCCCTCGTGGAAGATCGTTTCCGCGTTGGTGAAACGAGAATAGCGGCCGGAGAGTCCTTCCCATTCCAGCCGATAGAGCCAGAGGCGATCGTATTCATTTAGAATCACGATCGGCTCCTTCCGGGCAATGGCTTCCACGATGGCATGGCTGCGCTGCGTGGCGGGCACACTCCCGGGCAATCGTTCTCGCGCGACCAGACTGACCGGCCAGGTATTGCCCCATGTTCCCACCTCCTGGCCCACAAACTGCGGCGGGCGTTCCGCAAGAAATTCCTCTGAATCAAGGTCTTCCTCATCAGTGTAGAACAACGGCGCCACGGCCGGACGGGCGAATAGGCGAATGGGCACACCGGCCTTGAAGCTTGCCGCGGCGCGACTGGCCTCTTGCTCCGCCGCATCACGGTGAGTTGTCTCCTTGCCCCGACCGATTGAAGGAGACGCCGTCTGACGATACTGCAGAATGTGCGCCACTTCGTGCGCCACAACAGGCGGAGTGGGGTTGGCAGACGCGAAGGCGACGGTTTCCGGCCACGCGGCGGCACGGGCACCGCTGTCTGCCAGGAGAGCGGAGACGCCGCAATAGGCCCGTACACCGGACAAATCTGCCGCGAAGGCACGCTCCATGCCGGCCCGGTAGGGAACCGGGCTTGGCGCACTCACTGCGGCTTCGGTCGAAGCCGGTCCCTGCGGATAGATTGTGAACCGGTTCGGATGGTGGAAGAATTGAGGGGAAATGGAGGCCGAGTCTACCGACCCACCTGGCGAAGATTTGTCGTCGGCACGCCCGGACAGCGATGCACTCCGGCGCAGCGTCGGCGCGCCTGGTTTCTGCGCGGACGTTGTTTTCGCCTGCGGGACCCGCTCCATCGACGTCTCATAGCAAGGCGACCGTAGCCGTTACTTGCCACGCCCCTTCCCCCTGATCGGCCGCGGGGGCGTCGGCGCCGGTTGATCACCGAAGCGTTTCTTGTCTTCTTCGATCAATTTTTCCAATGCCGTGATCTCCGCCTGGTATCCGGCGAGCTGTTGATCAATCTGGCGGGTGAACGTGGCTTTCGCCTCCACAAGGTTGGCCACCCGCGTCTTCAATTCCGCCACCGTCGCCTCCCTTGCCGCAATCGCCGCAGCCTGGGTCGGCGGCTTCTTGAATGCCGCTTCCAGTGAAGCCCTGGCCTCGCCGATCACTTTCGCCTGTTCTGCCATCATCTGATTCAAGGTTGCCATCTCTGTTCTCCTTTAGCCGCGCATACCTATGGTCGATTAAATCCTGAAACCGGTGATGGAATGCCGCCGAAATTCACCGGATTGGCCTGAGCCAGATTACCCATATACACCGCATCCTTCATGCCGTGGAAATCCACGGACGGGATCGGCACATTCGTCTTGATGTGGTTGCCCATCACGATCGCGCTCCTGGCCGAGAGCGACACGGTTGCGGTCCCCTGGGCGGCCACGCTGGCGTGCCAGCAGAAATTGTTGCTGAAGAAGAGCCGCTCGAAACGGCGGAACAGATTGTCGCTCACATTCTGCTGAGCCACCTCCACTAATGCCGTGCGACCAGGCCCGAGAAATTTATTGTCGAGAATCTGCGCGCTGAATCCGAACACCAGCTGACCCGCACCGAAGTTAATCACCTGTTCCAACCACCCGCGCATCCACAGCGCGCGATGCTCCTGATTCGCATCCAACAAGGCTGCGTTGGCGTAGGTGACCAGGTTGCTCTGCACCCGCGCCTCCAGCATCAAGTCGGCAATGATGCCCCAGGAGAGCGCACTGATCGTCGTATTGTCCGGCGACACCCCGGTGTTCATCACCTCACAGGATTCCACGCACAATTCGCCGAGTTGCACAGACGCTC
The Nitrospira sp. CR1.1 DNA segment above includes these coding regions:
- a CDS encoding DUF4157 domain-containing protein — encoded protein: MERVPQAKTTSAQKPGAPTLRRSASLSGRADDKSSPGGSVDSASISPQFFHHPNRFTIYPQGPASTEAAVSAPSPVPYRAGMERAFAADLSGVRAYCGVSALLADSGARAAAWPETVAFASANPTPPVVAHEVAHILQYRQTASPSIGRGKETTHRDAAEQEASRAAASFKAGVPIRLFARPAVAPLFYTDEEDLDSEEFLAERPPQFVGQEVGTWGNTWPVSLVARERLPGSVPATQRSHAIVEAIARKEPIVILNEYDRLWLYRLEWEGLSGRYSRFTNAETIFHEGTAERGDYSVSNVQGRPEVEAFVTEDGGVLSPPGAGKLFSHTGGEFEDPLVSTFQNASAFLGGMHKGLEAANFEALSVQLRRMAALNTIFPTPFAIGAVRGLADQMLGYAQLLNPRQWAAIEAAARETILMLNDPDGEELATALGEEFGHTQAATVNTLVEQSLPIFAYEVGKLIGPTIVELLLALVGIEIGPVAMLQKSLAAMKQAPRVAGLVRDVALVLPDLPTGASRSSKLIPDKAPVAHALSEALSPEGLPAPRPVPRGLPDLSSEEMALLAKTGHPTKFPADLPPDLADRELAIVKRSQKAPISGGDGKYVNEVDLGNGHTWREQPNGTWCRFSDRPTNCTVLVQEPGHQAPGTVVAFAARKSSLRDVYFSWAENRAGANVEVALLRSRGTPDYPEGTYVVVVGGADEFIYPGDTSQPWIMVAHSHPGAPRQPGYANPSGKDMQVSMRGTWEQTAGRIQKWIHSQAPDGTWREVEYGLDLDRGQYYVQPSGAEPIFFDEITPENLPRDAALRYWELEKTGMERARIDLMIEQNGIEFYLGWYARQFRFEQ